From Salipiger profundus, a single genomic window includes:
- the nirB gene encoding nitrite reductase large subunit NirB yields the protein MKQKLVIIGAGMASGRVIEHLAETAPDAYEITLFNAEPRGNYNRIMLSPVLSGEKTYEEIVTHDAAFYEAAGVTCRFGEKVSGIDRDAKVVHGENGPVSYDKLVIGTGSVPFMIPLPGHDLDGVIAYRDLEDTHRMMGMGAGKRVVVIGGGLLGLEAAAGMAARGAEVTVVHIMGHLMERQLDEAAGYLLKKSLEEKGITVRLQANSKQILGKDGRVTALELDDGTALPCDLLVMAVGIRPNVALAKDAGLAVGRGIHVDDQMITSDEDVLAVGECVEHQGAVFGLVAPLYDQAKVAAQTLMGQEAAFVQKSLSTKLKVTGCDLFSAGDFSEGEGREDIVFRDPSRGVYKRLVIEGDRLVGAVMYGDTADGSWFFGLIKDGTPVADMRETLIFGPAYQGGAQADPLSAVAALPPEAEICGCNGICKGTIVDAIAGGAGDLGAVRAKTKASASCGTCTGLVEQLLQVTLGDAFQMPAAQPVCGCTDLSHEDVRRLIKSQELKSQPAVWQELGWKTPNGCHVCRPAVNFYLLADWPLEYRDDPQSRFVNERKHANIQKDGTFSVVPRMWGGITNPAELRAIADAAEKYDVPTVKVTGGQRIDLLGVRGEDLPHIWADLNRAGLVSGHAYSKGLRTVKTCVGSDHCRFGTQDSTGLGIKLEKALWGSWTPHKVKLGVSGCPRNCAEATCKDVGIVCVDSGYQVGVGGAAGMDVRETERLVDVASEEEAIAVTVAFVQLYRENAKYLDRPYKWLGKVGLDWVRERVMDPVERQRLVDAFELSQSIYRKDPWAEHAAKPRAYAPLADLTLEAAE from the coding sequence ATGAAACAGAAACTGGTCATCATCGGCGCCGGCATGGCATCCGGCCGCGTGATCGAGCACCTGGCGGAAACCGCGCCCGATGCCTACGAGATCACGCTCTTCAACGCCGAGCCGCGCGGCAACTACAACCGCATCATGCTGTCTCCGGTTCTCTCGGGCGAGAAGACCTACGAAGAGATCGTCACCCATGACGCCGCCTTCTACGAGGCGGCCGGCGTGACCTGCCGCTTCGGCGAGAAGGTCAGCGGCATCGACCGCGACGCGAAGGTGGTGCACGGCGAGAACGGCCCGGTCTCCTACGACAAGCTCGTGATCGGCACCGGCTCGGTGCCGTTCATGATCCCGCTCCCGGGGCATGACCTCGACGGGGTGATCGCCTACCGCGATCTCGAGGACACGCATCGCATGATGGGCATGGGCGCGGGCAAGCGCGTCGTGGTCATCGGCGGCGGTCTTCTCGGGCTCGAGGCGGCCGCCGGCATGGCCGCACGCGGCGCCGAGGTCACCGTGGTGCACATCATGGGCCACCTGATGGAGCGCCAGCTCGACGAGGCCGCGGGCTACCTGCTCAAGAAGTCGCTCGAGGAAAAGGGCATCACCGTCCGCCTTCAGGCGAACTCGAAGCAGATCCTCGGGAAAGACGGCCGCGTGACGGCGCTCGAACTCGACGACGGCACCGCGCTGCCCTGCGACCTGCTCGTCATGGCCGTGGGCATCCGCCCCAACGTGGCGCTCGCCAAGGACGCCGGCCTTGCGGTCGGGCGCGGCATCCACGTGGATGACCAGATGATCACCTCCGACGAGGATGTCTTGGCGGTCGGCGAATGCGTCGAGCACCAGGGCGCGGTCTTCGGCCTTGTCGCGCCGCTCTACGACCAGGCCAAGGTCGCGGCGCAGACGCTCATGGGTCAGGAGGCGGCCTTCGTGCAGAAGAGCCTCTCGACCAAGCTCAAGGTCACCGGCTGCGACCTGTTCAGCGCCGGCGACTTCTCCGAGGGCGAGGGCCGCGAGGATATCGTCTTCCGCGATCCGTCGCGCGGGGTCTACAAGCGGCTGGTGATCGAGGGCGACCGGCTGGTCGGCGCGGTCATGTACGGCGACACCGCCGACGGCTCGTGGTTCTTCGGGCTGATCAAGGACGGCACTCCGGTCGCCGACATGCGCGAGACGCTGATCTTCGGCCCGGCCTACCAGGGAGGCGCCCAAGCGGACCCTCTGTCAGCCGTTGCAGCCTTGCCGCCTGAGGCGGAAATCTGTGGCTGCAACGGCATCTGCAAGGGCACCATCGTCGACGCCATCGCCGGCGGGGCGGGCGATCTCGGCGCGGTGCGGGCGAAGACCAAGGCCAGCGCCTCCTGCGGGACATGCACCGGGCTGGTGGAACAGCTGCTGCAGGTGACGCTGGGCGATGCCTTCCAGATGCCCGCCGCGCAGCCCGTCTGCGGCTGCACCGACCTCTCGCACGAGGACGTTCGGCGGCTCATCAAGTCGCAGGAGCTGAAATCGCAGCCCGCCGTCTGGCAGGAGCTGGGCTGGAAGACGCCGAACGGCTGCCACGTCTGCCGTCCGGCGGTGAACTTCTACCTGCTGGCGGATTGGCCGCTCGAATACCGTGACGACCCGCAGAGCCGGTTCGTCAACGAGCGCAAGCACGCCAACATCCAGAAGGACGGCACCTTCAGCGTGGTGCCGCGCATGTGGGGCGGGATCACCAACCCTGCCGAGTTGCGTGCCATCGCCGACGCGGCCGAGAAATACGACGTGCCGACGGTCAAGGTCACCGGTGGCCAGCGGATCGACCTGCTGGGCGTCCGGGGCGAGGACCTGCCGCACATCTGGGCCGACCTCAACCGCGCGGGGCTGGTCTCGGGGCATGCCTATTCCAAGGGGCTGCGCACGGTGAAGACCTGCGTCGGCAGCGATCACTGCCGCTTCGGCACGCAGGATTCCACCGGTCTCGGGATCAAGCTGGAAAAGGCGCTCTGGGGATCGTGGACGCCGCACAAGGTCAAGCTCGGGGTCAGCGGCTGCCCGCGTAACTGCGCCGAGGCGACCTGCAAGGACGTGGGCATCGTCTGCGTGGACAGCGGCTACCAGGTCGGTGTCGGCGGTGCGGCGGGCATGGACGTGCGCGAGACCGAGCGGCTCGTCGATGTCGCCTCGGAGGAGGAGGCCATCGCCGTGACGGTCGCCTTCGTGCAGCTCTACCGCGAGAACGCCAAATACCTCGACCGACCCTACAAGTGGCTGGGCAAGGTCGGTCTCGACTGGGTGCGCGAGCGGGTCATGGACCCGGTCGAACGCCAGCGGCTCGTCGATGCGTTCGAGCTGTCCCAATCCATTTACCGCAAGGACCCATGGGCCGAACACGCCGCCAAGCCGCGCGCCTACGCCCCCCTTGCCGATCTCACCCTGGAGGCCGCGGAATGA
- a CDS encoding ABC transporter permease: MTTVDPNFTAGAEREARRARLFTRINTADKWLGVLGLAWVTPILKAAAGDSPRAQVKEIWRLLVVPLLAIAAFLLLWATLAPKVQTSLGAVPGPAQVWEETVNLHQDAVAKAVKQEKFEQMVATRNQKLIDAGRADEVKDIAYTGAPSYYQQIWTSIQTVFFGFLVATAVAVPLGIAAGLSPTANAAINPLVQIFKPVSPLAWLPIVTMIVSAVYATNDGLFSKSFLISAITVTLCSLWPTLINTALGVASIDKDLVNVSKVLKMTTWTKITKLVLPSALPLIFTGLRLSLGVGWMVLIAAEMLAQNPGLGKFVWDEFQNGSSSSLAKIMVAVFTIGIIGFLLDRVMYALQSLFTFSNNR, translated from the coding sequence ATGACAACCGTCGATCCGAATTTCACTGCCGGGGCCGAGCGCGAGGCGCGCCGCGCCCGTCTGTTCACCCGCATCAACACCGCCGACAAGTGGCTGGGCGTCCTCGGACTGGCCTGGGTCACGCCGATCCTCAAGGCCGCCGCCGGTGACAGCCCGCGCGCGCAGGTCAAGGAAATCTGGCGCCTGCTTGTCGTGCCGCTTCTGGCGATCGCCGCCTTCCTGCTGCTCTGGGCCACGCTCGCGCCGAAGGTGCAGACCTCGCTCGGCGCCGTGCCCGGACCCGCGCAGGTCTGGGAAGAGACCGTCAACCTGCACCAGGACGCCGTGGCCAAGGCCGTCAAGCAGGAGAAGTTCGAGCAGATGGTGGCCACGCGCAACCAGAAGCTCATCGACGCCGGCCGCGCCGACGAGGTGAAGGACATCGCCTATACCGGGGCGCCGAGCTACTACCAGCAGATCTGGACCTCGATCCAGACGGTGTTCTTCGGTTTCCTCGTCGCCACCGCCGTGGCGGTGCCGCTGGGCATCGCGGCGGGCCTGTCGCCCACCGCCAATGCCGCGATCAACCCGCTGGTGCAGATCTTCAAGCCGGTCTCGCCGCTGGCGTGGCTGCCCATCGTCACCATGATCGTCTCGGCGGTCTACGCCACCAACGACGGGCTGTTCTCCAAGTCGTTCCTGATCTCGGCCATCACCGTGACGCTCTGCTCGCTCTGGCCGACGCTGATCAACACCGCGCTGGGCGTGGCGTCGATCGACAAGGACCTGGTGAACGTCTCGAAGGTGCTCAAGATGACCACCTGGACCAAGATTACCAAGCTGGTGCTGCCCAGCGCCCTGCCGCTGATCTTCACCGGCCTGCGGCTCTCGCTCGGCGTGGGCTGGATGGTGCTCATCGCCGCCGAGATGCTGGCACAGAACCCCGGTCTCGGCAAGTTCGTCTGGGACGAGTTCCAGAACGGCAGCTCTTCCTCGCTCGCCAAGATCATGGTCGCCGTCTTCACCATCGGCATCATCGGCTTCCTCCTCGACCGGGTGATGTACGCGCTGCAATCGCTCTTCACCTTCTCGAACAACCGGTGA
- a CDS encoding CmpA/NrtA family ABC transporter substrate-binding protein, translating to MKKLLLGLAASTALVSPAFAEMLELEKDELTFGFIKLTDMAPLAVAYEQGYFLDEGLFVTLEAQANWKVLLDGVIGGQLDGAHMLAGQPLAATIGYGTEAHIVTPFSMDLNGNGITVSNEVWEAMLPHIPKMDDGRPQHPISAEALAPVVEQYRSEGKPFNMGMVFPVSTHNYELRYWLAAGGLNPGYYSPENVTGQIGADVFLSVTPPPQMPATLEAGTIYGYCVGEPWNQQAVFKGIGVPVVTDYELWKNNPEKVFGITSEFAEEYPNTTKAVVKALIRAAMWLDENDNANRMEAVEILAKPEYVGADAEVIANSMTGTFEYEKGDKREVPDFNVFFRYNATYPFYSDAVWYLTQMRRWGQIAEAKSDAWYDETARKVYRPDIYLEAARLLVDEGLANEADFPWDSDGYKAVTPAEDIIDGIPYDGKTPNAYLESLPIGLKGDQVVEGTDVKG from the coding sequence ATGAAAAAACTTCTCCTTGGCCTCGCGGCCTCCACCGCTCTCGTGAGCCCCGCTTTCGCCGAGATGCTGGAGCTCGAAAAGGACGAGCTGACCTTCGGCTTCATCAAGCTCACCGACATGGCGCCGCTCGCCGTGGCTTACGAGCAGGGATATTTCCTCGACGAGGGCCTGTTCGTGACGCTCGAGGCGCAGGCGAACTGGAAGGTGCTGCTCGACGGCGTGATCGGCGGACAGCTCGACGGCGCCCACATGCTGGCCGGCCAGCCGCTCGCGGCGACCATCGGCTACGGCACCGAGGCGCATATCGTGACGCCCTTCTCGATGGACCTGAACGGCAACGGCATCACCGTGTCGAACGAGGTCTGGGAGGCGATGCTGCCGCACATCCCCAAGATGGACGATGGCCGCCCGCAGCACCCGATCTCGGCCGAGGCGCTCGCGCCGGTGGTCGAGCAGTATCGCTCCGAGGGGAAGCCCTTCAACATGGGCATGGTCTTCCCGGTCTCCACCCACAACTACGAACTGCGCTACTGGCTGGCCGCCGGCGGGCTGAACCCGGGCTACTACAGCCCCGAGAACGTGACCGGCCAGATCGGCGCCGACGTGTTCCTGTCGGTGACGCCGCCGCCGCAGATGCCCGCCACGCTCGAGGCCGGCACGATCTACGGCTACTGCGTGGGCGAGCCGTGGAACCAGCAGGCGGTGTTCAAGGGCATCGGCGTGCCGGTCGTCACCGACTACGAGCTCTGGAAGAACAACCCCGAGAAGGTCTTCGGCATCACCTCCGAGTTCGCGGAAGAGTATCCGAACACCACCAAGGCGGTGGTCAAGGCGCTGATCCGCGCCGCCATGTGGCTTGACGAGAACGACAACGCGAACCGCATGGAAGCCGTCGAGATCCTTGCCAAGCCCGAATACGTCGGCGCCGATGCCGAGGTGATCGCCAACTCGATGACCGGCACCTTCGAATACGAGAAGGGCGACAAGCGCGAGGTTCCCGACTTCAACGTCTTCTTCCGCTACAACGCGACCTATCCGTTCTACTCAGACGCGGTCTGGTACCTGACCCAGATGCGCCGCTGGGGCCAGATCGCCGAGGCGAAGTCCGACGCCTGGTACGACGAGACCGCGCGCAAGGTCTACCGCCCGGACATCTACCTCGAGGCCGCGCGCCTGCTGGTGGACGAGGGGCTCGCCAACGAGGCGGACTTCCCCTGGGACAGCGACGGCTACAAGGCCGTCACCCCCGCCGAGGACATCATCGACGGCATTCCCTACGACGGGAAGACGCCCAACGCCTACCTCGAGAGCCTGCCGATCGGCCTGAAGGGCGACCAGGTCGTCGAAGGCACCGACGTCAAAGGCTGA
- a CDS encoding ANTAR domain-containing response regulator, producing MEPKLTIVVVEEERDRALGIVDALKVSGDHDVVVIANASGLARRIAAHEPDIVLIDIDNPTRDMLEELTLASGPLERPVAMFVSGEAGSLAQQAVEAGVSAYVVDGLAPARIKPVIDTAIARFGMLRQMRTELAETRRALEERKVIDRAKGLLMKAKSLDEDAAYALLRKTAMDQGRRVAEVAEALVTASELLR from the coding sequence ATGGAACCAAAGCTCACCATCGTCGTGGTCGAGGAGGAACGGGATCGGGCCCTCGGCATCGTCGACGCGCTCAAGGTCTCGGGCGACCATGATGTCGTCGTCATCGCCAATGCCTCCGGGCTTGCGCGCCGGATCGCCGCGCATGAGCCGGACATCGTGCTGATCGACATCGACAACCCCACGCGCGACATGCTCGAGGAACTGACGCTGGCCTCCGGTCCGCTGGAACGCCCGGTGGCGATGTTCGTCTCGGGCGAGGCGGGTTCGCTTGCGCAGCAGGCGGTCGAGGCAGGCGTTTCGGCCTATGTCGTCGACGGGCTGGCCCCGGCGCGGATCAAGCCGGTGATCGACACCGCCATTGCGCGCTTCGGAATGCTGCGGCAGATGCGCACCGAACTGGCGGAAACCCGGCGCGCGCTGGAAGAGCGCAAGGTCATCGACCGGGCCAAGGGGCTTCTGATGAAGGCGAAAAGCCTCGACGAGGATGCCGCCTATGCGCTGCTGCGCAAGACCGCGATGGACCAGGGCCGCCGGGTGGCGGAAGTCGCCGAAGCCCTCGTGACCGCCTCGGAGCTGCTGCGATGA
- a CDS encoding CmpA/NrtA family ABC transporter substrate-binding protein, which produces MKTVTLPIAYMPLVDAAPLIVAQEMGFAESQGIALDLIAAPSWSSVRDMLAFGRVDAAHMLSPVPVAMALGLGGVSTPVSAVMVTSVNGDVIGVGRALEERLRSRGHDFDFRDARAAARALARAAEGPLVFGVPFPFSMHVELLHYWFEGTELGQAEVSIRTVPPPLMAEALAAGDIDAFCVGEPWGSVAVDQGAGALLLPGKAIWSFAPEKVLAVRTDWAETEPHLLRRLMHAVGRAGHWLSRPDARTAAAEILSRRSYLDVSPELIDRALNGRFTVTRQAEQRDVPGFVEFHDGAATFPWRSQAKWIARRLSLRHGLPAADAMTRGAAAFRSDLFRTHMPADTDMPGASEKLEGAIRHETAVASRRGQLSLPGDAFFDGRIFDPDRLD; this is translated from the coding sequence ATGAAGACGGTGACCTTGCCGATCGCCTACATGCCGCTGGTCGACGCGGCGCCGCTGATCGTGGCGCAGGAGATGGGCTTCGCGGAAAGCCAGGGCATCGCGCTCGACCTGATCGCCGCACCCTCGTGGTCCTCGGTCCGCGACATGCTGGCCTTTGGCCGGGTCGATGCCGCGCACATGCTGTCGCCGGTGCCGGTGGCCATGGCGCTGGGCCTTGGCGGCGTGTCGACGCCGGTTTCGGCGGTCATGGTGACCTCGGTCAACGGCGATGTGATCGGGGTCGGGCGGGCGCTCGAGGAGCGCCTGCGTTCGCGGGGCCACGACTTCGACTTCCGCGACGCCCGCGCCGCGGCCCGCGCGCTTGCACGGGCGGCCGAGGGACCGCTGGTCTTCGGGGTGCCCTTTCCCTTCTCGATGCACGTCGAGCTTCTGCACTACTGGTTCGAGGGCACCGAGCTGGGGCAGGCAGAGGTCTCCATCCGCACCGTGCCGCCGCCGCTGATGGCCGAGGCGCTGGCCGCCGGCGACATCGACGCCTTCTGCGTGGGTGAGCCCTGGGGCTCGGTCGCGGTCGACCAGGGGGCGGGCGCGCTGCTGCTGCCGGGCAAGGCGATCTGGTCCTTTGCCCCGGAAAAGGTGCTGGCCGTGCGCACCGACTGGGCCGAGACCGAGCCGCACCTGCTGCGTCGCCTGATGCACGCGGTCGGACGGGCAGGGCACTGGCTGTCACGGCCCGACGCGCGCACCGCCGCCGCCGAGATCCTGTCGCGCCGGTCCTATCTCGACGTCTCTCCGGAGCTGATCGACCGGGCGCTGAACGGCCGGTTCACCGTGACCCGGCAGGCCGAGCAGCGCGACGTGCCCGGCTTCGTCGAGTTCCACGATGGCGCCGCGACCTTCCCCTGGCGCAGCCAGGCGAAGTGGATCGCCCGGCGGCTGAGCCTGCGTCACGGATTGCCCGCCGCCGACGCCATGACCCGCGGTGCCGCGGCCTTCCGCAGCGATCTCTTCCGGACGCACATGCCGGCAGACACCGACATGCCCGGCGCGTCGGAGAAACTCGAAGGCGCGATTCGTCACGAGACCGCCGTTGCCTCGCGCCGTGGCCAGCTTTCCCTGCCCGGGGATGCGTTCTTCGATGGACGCATTTTTGATCCGGATCGCCTGGATTGA
- a CDS encoding ABC transporter ATP-binding protein gives MGILTFDNVSKTFGTGTHATDVLKRIDLDVEEGEFLVILGFSGTGKTTLINLMAGLEQPTQGQVSFKGKPVTGPGPERGVIFQSYSLMPWLTVGGNVGLAVDTVFPSLPRAERAAKVAHYVDMVGLSHAAGRRPAELSGGMRQRVNVARALAMNPEVLLLDEPLSALDALTRANLADEIEAIWEADKKTCVLITNDVDEAIVLADRIVALNPDGTLGAEFRVSIPRPRDRMAMNSDETFKRLRAEVTGYLMDVGIEAKVEGARLLPDVTPIHGVPAAVRDAQQGLIDERFLDFSQLHKVYPTPKGPLTVVEDFNLKVDRGEFISLIGHSGCGKSTVLTMAAGLNGISKGAIKLDGRHVEGADPERAVVFQSPNLFPWLSARENCAIGVDKVYPRASRAERQDVVEYYLERVGLADAMDRPASDMSNGMQQRVGIARAFALSPKLLLLDEPFGMLDSLTRWELQEVLMEVWSRTKVTAICVTHDVDEAILLADRVVMMTNGPQATIGKITNVDLPRPRTRKALLEHPDYYAYRQDVLDFLEEYEHGARPRAGATPKPKPQALAAE, from the coding sequence ATGGGTATCCTGACATTCGACAACGTCTCGAAGACCTTCGGCACCGGCACCCACGCGACCGACGTGCTGAAGCGCATCGACCTCGACGTGGAAGAAGGCGAGTTCCTCGTGATCCTCGGCTTCTCCGGAACCGGCAAGACCACCCTCATCAACCTGATGGCCGGGCTCGAGCAGCCCACGCAGGGGCAGGTGAGCTTCAAGGGCAAGCCGGTCACCGGGCCTGGCCCCGAACGCGGCGTGATCTTCCAGAGCTACTCGCTGATGCCGTGGCTGACGGTTGGGGGCAACGTGGGGCTCGCGGTCGACACCGTGTTCCCGTCGCTGCCCCGGGCCGAGCGCGCAGCAAAGGTCGCGCATTACGTCGACATGGTGGGTCTCAGCCATGCCGCGGGCCGGCGCCCGGCCGAGCTGTCGGGCGGGATGCGCCAGCGGGTGAACGTCGCCCGGGCGCTCGCCATGAATCCCGAGGTGCTGCTGCTCGACGAGCCGCTCTCGGCGCTCGACGCGCTGACCCGGGCCAACCTCGCCGACGAGATCGAGGCGATCTGGGAGGCCGACAAGAAGACCTGCGTGCTGATCACCAACGACGTGGACGAGGCGATCGTCCTCGCCGACCGGATCGTCGCGCTGAACCCCGACGGCACGCTCGGCGCCGAGTTCCGCGTGTCCATCCCGCGTCCGCGTGACCGGATGGCGATGAACAGCGACGAGACCTTCAAGCGTCTGCGCGCCGAGGTCACCGGCTACCTGATGGACGTCGGTATCGAGGCCAAGGTCGAGGGCGCCCGCCTGTTGCCGGACGTGACGCCGATCCACGGCGTGCCAGCGGCGGTGCGGGACGCGCAGCAGGGGCTGATCGACGAGCGCTTCCTCGACTTCAGCCAGCTGCACAAGGTCTACCCGACCCCCAAGGGGCCGCTGACCGTGGTCGAGGATTTCAACCTCAAGGTCGACCGGGGCGAATTCATCAGCCTCATCGGGCATTCCGGCTGCGGCAAGTCGACGGTGCTGACGATGGCCGCCGGTCTCAACGGCATCTCGAAGGGCGCGATCAAGCTCGACGGCCGCCACGTCGAGGGGGCCGACCCCGAGCGCGCCGTGGTGTTCCAGTCGCCGAACCTGTTCCCGTGGCTCAGCGCCCGCGAGAACTGTGCCATCGGCGTCGACAAGGTCTATCCCCGTGCCTCGCGGGCAGAGCGGCAGGACGTGGTGGAATACTACCTCGAGCGGGTCGGGCTTGCCGACGCGATGGACCGGCCCGCCTCGGACATGTCGAACGGCATGCAGCAGCGGGTCGGCATCGCGCGGGCCTTTGCCCTGTCGCCGAAGCTGCTGCTGCTGGACGAGCCCTTCGGCATGCTCGACAGCCTCACCCGCTGGGAGTTGCAGGAGGTGCTGATGGAGGTCTGGAGCCGGACCAAGGTCACCGCGATCTGCGTCACCCATGACGTCGACGAGGCGATCCTGCTGGCGGACCGCGTGGTGATGATGACCAACGGCCCGCAGGCCACCATCGGCAAGATCACCAACGTCGATCTGCCGCGCCCGCGCACCCGCAAGGCGCTGCTCGAACATCCCGATTACTACGCCTACCGGCAGGACGTGCTCGATTTCCTCGAGGAATACGAGCACGGGGCCAGACCCCGCGCCGGCGCAACCCCGAAACCGAAACCCCAGGCCCTGGCTGCGGAGTGA